Proteins found in one Penaeus vannamei isolate JL-2024 chromosome 43, ASM4276789v1, whole genome shotgun sequence genomic segment:
- the LOC138860824 gene encoding neurofilament heavy polypeptide-like: MVMVVVVNVVVILVMVMLVLVVISGECGGDFDDAKEPAKESAKESAKESAKESAKEPAKESAKGPAKESAKEPATESAKEPAKESAKEPAKESAKKPAKESAKDPAKESAKESYKEPAKESAKEPAKESAKEPAKESAKEPAKESAKEPAKESAKESAKEPAKESAKEPAKEPAKESAKESAKEPAKESAKEPAKESAKEPAKESAKESAKESAKEPAKESAKDPAKEPAKESAKEPAKESAKESAKEPAKDSAKEPAKESAKEPAKESAKEPAKESAKEPAKESAKEPAKESAKEPAKESAKESAKEPAKESAKEPAKESAKESAKESYKEPAKESYKEPAKESTKEPAKESTKEPAKESAKEPAKESTKEPAKESAKEPAKESTKEPAKESAKEPAKESAKESAKEPAKESAKESVKESAKESSKEPL; the protein is encoded by the exons atggtgatggttgtagtggtgaatgtggtggtgattttggtgatggtgatgctggtgttggtggtgataagTGGCGAGTgtggtggtgattttgatg ACGCCAAGGAACCCGCCAAGGAGTCGGCCAAGGAGTCCGCCAAGGAGTCCGCCAAGGAGTCCGCCAAGGAACCCGCTAAGGAGTCCGCCAAGGGACCCGCCAAGGAGTCCGCCAAGGAACCCGCCACGGAGTCCGCCAAGGAACCCGCCAAGGAGTCCGCCAAGGAACCCGCCAAGGAGTCCGCCAAGAAACCCGCCAAGGAGTCAGCCAAGGATCCCGCCAAGGAGTCCGCCAAGGAGTCCTacaaggaacctgccaaggagTCCGCCAAGGAACCCGCCAAGGAGTCCGCCAAGGAACCCGCCAAGGAGTCCGCCAAGGAACCCGCCAAGGAGTCAGCCAAGGAACCCGCCAAGGAGTCAGCCAAGGAATCCGCCAAGGAACCCGCCAAGGAGTCCGCCAAGGAACCCGCCAAGGAACCCGCCAAGGAGTCCGCCAAGGAATCCGCCAAGGAACCCGCCAAGGAGTCAGCCAAGGAACCCGCCAAGGAGTCAGCCAAGGAACCCGCCAAGGAGTCAGCCAAGGAATCCGCCAAGGAGtcagccaaggaacctgccaaggagTCAGCCAAGGATCccgccaaggaacctgccaaggagTCCGCCAAGGAACCCGCCAAGGAGTCCGCCAAGGAGTCAGCCAAGGAACCCGCCAAGGACTCCGCCAAGGAACCCGCCAAGGAGTCCGCCAAGGAACCCGCCAAGGAGTCCGCCAAGGAACCCGCCAAGGAGTCCGCCAAGGAACCCGCCAAGGAGTCCGCCAAGGAACCCGCCAAGGAGTCCGCCAAGGAACCCGCCAAGGAGTCCGCCAAGGAGTCCGCCAAGGAACCCGCCAAGGAGTCAGCCAAGGAACCCGCCAAGGAGTCAGCCAAGGAGTCCGCCAAGGAGTCCTacaaggaacctgccaaggagTCCTACAAGGAACCCGCCAAGGAGTCCACCAAAGAACCCGCCAAGGAGTCCACCAAAGAACCCGCCAAGGAGTCCGCCAAAGAACCCGCCAAGGAGTCCACCAAAGAACCCGCCAAGGAGTCCGCCAAAGAACCCGCCAAGGAGTCCACCAAAGAACCCGCCAAGGAGTCCGCCAAAGAACCCGCCAAGGAGTCCGCCAAGGAGTCCGCCAAGGAACCCGCCAAGGAATCCGCCAAGGAGTCCGTCAAGGAGTCCGCCAAGGAGTCATCCAAGGAACCTCTCTAA